A single Anopheles maculipalpis chromosome 3RL, idAnoMacuDA_375_x, whole genome shotgun sequence DNA region contains:
- the LOC126565564 gene encoding putative oligosaccharyltransferase complex subunit CG9662 encodes MEALYSLPFFLFEVPNLKLKRPSWFQQPSAMTVFSFVLLSYFLVTGGIIYDVIVEPPSVGSTTDEHGHSRPVAFMPYRVNGQYIMEGLASSFLFTIGGLGFIIMDQTHTPGKPKLNKILLIAMGFIFIVVSFITTWIFMRMKLPGYLQP; translated from the exons ATGGAAGCTCTGTACAGTTTACCATTCTTTCTGTTCGAAGTGCCGAACTTGAAACTAAAGCGGCCCTCCTGGTTCCAGCAACCCTCAGCAATGACGGTTTTCTCATTCGTACTGCTCTCTTACTTCCTGGTCACCGGAG GTATAATTTACGATGTGATCGTTGAGCCACCGAGCGTAGGATCGACCACAGACGAGCACGGCCATTCACGGCCTGTAGCGTTCATGCCGTACCGTGTGAACGGTCAGTACATTATGGAAGGACTGGCCAGCAGCTTCCTGTTCACGATCGGTGGCCTTGGATTTATCATTATGGATCAAACGCACACACCCGGCAAACCGAAGCTGAACAAAATTCTGCTGATCGCCATGGGCTTCATCTTTATCGTCGTGTCGTTCATTACGACGTGGATTTTCATGCGAATGAAGCTGCCGGGATACCTGCA